In one Candidatus Nitronereus thalassa genomic region, the following are encoded:
- a CDS encoding HD-GYP domain-containing protein has protein sequence MAYKLLENLDELRIGMYVKLDCSWWAHPFATSRFKIASQQDIETIRGIRRLKLYIDQDLSDPPAVEEPEPENLESLEIPPIFASEEFLEEDPLLVFENDEEQEEEPIQLMEAPDPEEIKKNRKQLYHERRTHLKKVEDAYWKVLGKSKDIFKRIGTGHHAAVKNAVQLVANVESVLKHEQATMTLMDIVSSTGMAEGLSSHALNVCIMSQIIGKEMGLSSDELHMLGLGALFHDMGKRMLPMKVKFHATGITMEPDQESIKLHPEKGKELMEKFKDFPPQSLEAIVQHHERLDGSGYPQGLTKDQISLWAQIVMVADEYDELCNAAEIEKSLTPHEALSQLYRYVDSNQQKFSKDVILTLIRTMTVFPPGTLVELSDGTIGQVISVNLKNPTRPLLLSSHFEGTRQEALMIDLSEEINLTITQSLRPKDVPSKILEFLSPRRNSIFIHQAENVPQLASKKLT, from the coding sequence GTGGCCTATAAACTTCTTGAGAATCTCGACGAACTCCGAATCGGAATGTACGTGAAGCTCGATTGCTCCTGGTGGGCTCACCCTTTCGCCACTAGCCGATTCAAAATTGCCTCCCAGCAGGATATTGAAACCATCCGCGGCATCCGAAGACTCAAGCTCTATATTGATCAAGACCTTTCTGACCCCCCTGCCGTCGAAGAACCCGAACCAGAAAATCTTGAATCTCTCGAGATACCCCCCATTTTTGCGAGTGAAGAGTTTCTAGAAGAAGACCCACTCCTGGTCTTTGAGAATGATGAGGAACAGGAAGAGGAGCCAATCCAATTGATGGAGGCTCCAGACCCTGAAGAAATAAAGAAAAATCGAAAACAGCTCTACCACGAACGACGGACGCATCTCAAAAAAGTTGAAGATGCCTATTGGAAAGTCCTAGGCAAAAGCAAAGATATATTTAAGCGTATCGGCACCGGACACCATGCCGCTGTGAAAAATGCGGTTCAATTAGTTGCAAATGTCGAATCGGTGTTAAAACATGAACAAGCCACCATGACGTTGATGGACATTGTCAGTTCCACCGGGATGGCAGAAGGACTGTCTTCTCATGCCCTGAATGTCTGCATTATGTCACAAATCATCGGGAAGGAGATGGGCTTGAGCTCAGATGAACTTCACATGTTGGGCCTTGGCGCCCTTTTTCATGACATGGGCAAGCGAATGCTCCCAATGAAAGTGAAATTTCATGCGACAGGGATCACCATGGAGCCTGACCAAGAATCCATTAAGCTTCACCCTGAAAAAGGGAAAGAATTGATGGAAAAGTTTAAGGATTTTCCACCACAAAGTCTTGAGGCCATTGTTCAGCATCATGAACGGCTTGACGGATCTGGATACCCACAAGGATTAACGAAAGACCAAATATCCCTTTGGGCCCAAATCGTGATGGTAGCCGACGAATACGATGAACTCTGCAATGCCGCGGAAATTGAAAAAAGCCTAACCCCGCATGAGGCCCTGTCTCAATTATATCGATACGTGGATTCGAATCAGCAAAAATTTTCCAAAGATGTCATTCTAACGCTAATTCGAACAATGACAGTCTTTCCTCCTGGCACCCTGGTTGAATTATCCGATGGAACGATTGGCCAGGTCATTAGTGTCAATTTGAAGAATCCCACACGGCCGCTCTTACTCTCTTCTCATTTTGAAGGTACCAGACAAGAAGCCCTTATGATTGACCTTTCCGAAGAAATAAATCTCACCATTACTCAAAGCCTTCGTCCCAAAGATGTTCCCTCAAAAATTTTGGAATTTCTGAGCCCTCGCCGCAACAGCATATTTATTCACCAAGCGGAAAACGTTCCCCAGTTAGCTTCAAAAAAACTGACGTAA
- a CDS encoding EAL and HDOD domain-containing protein — MTEIVVHPKDVDAHVAFVGRQPIYGRSLDVFAYELLFRNNEVNRASFTDGDAATAQVMLNTFVEIGLDSIVDHHLAFINLTRDFVLGGYCMALPKDRVVLEVLENMGMDHELMEALRRLSTLGYRIALDDFVYHDSLKPLVELADIIKVDVLQLDKKTVSDHVEILREYPVKLLAEKVETYEEFEFCCDLGFDYFQGYFFCKPKVISAKPMPANRMAVLALLTKLQEPTLGLSQLERMIQKDLSLGAQVLRYINAAYFEMPKYIDSLDQAISMVGTNRLRTWASLLMLTRIEDKPVELLVTGIVRARMCEQLALAHHVQEVDHYFTVGLFSILDGLLDQPMNDIISILPLDTDIRKALLKQEGVLGRTLECVLAYERGDWDTVLCHGVEVETVKAAYLESISWTSYLIPLLKS, encoded by the coding sequence ATGACTGAAATTGTCGTTCACCCCAAAGATGTGGATGCCCATGTGGCCTTTGTCGGGCGTCAGCCGATTTATGGGCGGTCGCTTGATGTGTTCGCCTACGAATTACTGTTTCGAAACAATGAAGTCAATCGCGCCTCCTTTACGGATGGGGATGCGGCCACAGCTCAGGTGATGCTTAATACCTTTGTAGAAATTGGCCTTGATTCTATTGTTGATCACCATTTGGCATTTATAAATTTGACTAGGGATTTTGTGCTCGGGGGCTATTGCATGGCTCTTCCAAAAGATCGGGTGGTCCTGGAAGTCCTTGAAAATATGGGCATGGACCACGAATTGATGGAAGCTCTTCGGCGACTGTCAACGCTGGGGTATCGCATTGCGTTGGATGATTTTGTGTATCACGACTCGTTGAAACCACTGGTGGAGTTGGCGGATATTATCAAGGTGGATGTATTGCAGCTCGACAAGAAAACTGTCTCAGACCATGTGGAGATTCTTCGGGAATACCCAGTGAAATTGTTGGCAGAAAAAGTTGAAACCTATGAAGAATTTGAATTTTGTTGTGATTTAGGATTTGACTATTTTCAAGGATACTTTTTTTGTAAGCCAAAGGTGATTTCAGCAAAACCCATGCCGGCTAATCGAATGGCGGTCCTGGCCCTTTTGACGAAGCTTCAAGAGCCGACTCTTGGCCTCTCGCAGTTAGAGCGCATGATTCAAAAGGATCTTTCCCTTGGGGCCCAAGTATTGCGGTACATCAATGCTGCGTATTTTGAAATGCCCAAATACATTGATTCTCTTGATCAGGCCATATCCATGGTTGGTACCAATCGGCTTCGGACGTGGGCCAGTTTGCTGATGCTGACGAGAATCGAAGACAAACCCGTAGAGTTGCTTGTAACCGGTATCGTCCGCGCAAGGATGTGTGAGCAGCTGGCCTTGGCTCATCATGTTCAAGAAGTAGATCATTATTTTACCGTTGGGCTTTTTTCAATTCTGGATGGGCTCCTGGATCAACCGATGAATGACATTATTTCCATTCTCCCTCTCGACACAGATATTCGAAAGGCCTTGTTGAAACAAGAGGGAGTTTTGGGGCGCACTTTGGAATGTGTTCTGGCCTACGAGCGTGGCGATTGGGATACCGTGTTATGTCACGGTGTGGAAGTGGAAACTGTGAAAGCAGCCTACTTGGAATCTATTTCTTGGACATCCTATTTAATCCCTCTCCTTAAAAGTTAA
- a CDS encoding HD-GYP domain-containing protein, whose product MPFIPMPLNELRIGLYIKLECSWWNHPFAKSKFKITSAKEIKTLKAIPKVKIFYDPDLSDPEEGSEVKDGPDSPESVPREVVQAAEEQKQEEIRIGQIQACQDHGAELQKAAYLYQQVVAQTKIALKRISDGHAAGIKSADQVVSTLIHSLSKPETSMAMIDILTSTQAEDPFLAHSLNVCIVSLLVGKEYDLNDDELYALALAALLHDIGKQNFPVMLRMKRSGLTKAEQQDWLRQSELGKAAVERFPSIPASTVQAIYQHHERLDGSGFPLGLKGDDISFFAKIIMAADEYDHLCHQPDPSKNFTPAEALSYLYDHYIVEKLMAVSDSIETMLNEEAASVGTAQDGGEDDNSISSKAELSEEVVVYMVRALGVYPPGSLVELTNGSVGLVTGVNSEERTKPCVMICSPQTPRKEARVVDLTNEGELAIVHSLRPQHVPKEVFEYIYSGRST is encoded by the coding sequence ATGCCTTTTATTCCAATGCCTCTCAATGAACTGCGAATTGGATTATACATTAAGTTAGAATGTTCTTGGTGGAACCATCCATTTGCCAAAAGTAAGTTTAAAATTACCTCCGCAAAAGAAATAAAAACCCTTAAGGCTATTCCCAAAGTTAAGATATTTTATGATCCTGACTTGTCGGACCCAGAAGAGGGCAGCGAAGTTAAAGATGGTCCGGATAGTCCTGAATCCGTACCTAGGGAGGTGGTGCAAGCTGCGGAGGAGCAGAAACAGGAAGAGATTCGGATAGGTCAAATTCAGGCATGTCAGGACCATGGCGCAGAATTACAAAAAGCCGCTTATTTATATCAACAGGTAGTGGCTCAAACCAAAATTGCATTGAAAAGAATCAGTGATGGGCATGCTGCTGGAATCAAATCGGCCGATCAAGTCGTCTCCACTCTTATCCATTCATTGAGTAAACCTGAAACAAGTATGGCTATGATTGATATTTTGACTTCCACGCAGGCAGAGGATCCATTTTTAGCTCATTCGCTTAATGTGTGTATCGTATCCTTGTTGGTGGGGAAGGAATATGACCTTAACGATGACGAGTTGTATGCTTTGGCTCTTGCCGCACTTCTGCATGATATTGGAAAACAGAATTTTCCTGTAATGCTGCGGATGAAGCGATCGGGTTTGACGAAAGCCGAACAGCAAGACTGGCTGAGGCAATCTGAATTAGGAAAAGCTGCGGTCGAAAGATTTCCCTCAATCCCCGCGTCTACGGTCCAAGCCATCTACCAACATCATGAACGGTTAGATGGGTCTGGATTTCCCTTAGGGTTAAAGGGGGATGACATTTCATTCTTTGCCAAAATCATCATGGCGGCCGATGAGTACGACCATTTATGTCATCAACCTGATCCCTCCAAAAATTTTACTCCTGCTGAAGCTTTATCGTACCTATATGATCATTATATCGTTGAAAAGCTCATGGCGGTGAGTGACTCCATTGAGACGATGTTGAATGAGGAAGCCGCTTCCGTAGGAACTGCTCAGGATGGTGGAGAGGATGACAATTCCATAAGTAGCAAGGCAGAATTGTCTGAAGAAGTGGTTGTCTATATGGTTCGAGCCCTTGGGGTGTATCCTCCGGGAAGTTTGGTTGAATTAACTAATGGTTCGGTCGGCTTGGTCACCGGGGTAAATTCTGAGGAGCGAACGAAGCCCTGTGTCATGATTTGTTCCCCTCAGACCCCTCGAAAAGAGGCGAGAGTCGTCGATTTGACTAATGAGGGAGAACTCGCCATTGTCCATAGTCTTCGGCCTCAGCATGTTCCTAAAGAGGTTTTTGAGTATATTTATTCTGGCCGTTCCACCTAG
- a CDS encoding chlorite dismutase family protein codes for MAEGKEPAKRQFVNFSYHKVDPAWRRLPQDEREAGKQEFIRAVEEFTGKVIIVPYTTVGIRGDCDFLLWRISYDLELFQEQMTKILSSGLGKYLTTPYSYLSMTKRSVYVDNHVHEGQDSRRLKITPGRSKYIFVYPFEKTREWYLLTKAARQGMMDEHIEIGHKYPSVKLNTTYSFGLDDQEFVVAFETDHPEDFLDLVMHLREAEGSRYTKRDIPIFTCIMKSLKEMVDTLG; via the coding sequence ATGGCTGAAGGGAAAGAACCAGCCAAACGGCAATTCGTCAATTTTAGCTACCATAAGGTCGATCCGGCCTGGCGAAGACTCCCGCAGGATGAACGTGAGGCGGGCAAGCAGGAATTTATTCGTGCCGTTGAGGAGTTTACCGGAAAGGTCATTATCGTCCCCTATACCACGGTTGGCATTCGCGGCGATTGCGATTTCCTTCTGTGGAGAATTTCTTATGACCTAGAACTGTTCCAAGAGCAAATGACCAAGATCCTCTCCAGCGGACTTGGCAAATATCTCACCACCCCCTATTCCTACCTTTCAATGACCAAGCGGTCGGTATATGTTGATAACCATGTCCATGAAGGCCAGGATAGTCGACGTTTAAAAATCACCCCTGGGCGAAGCAAGTATATTTTCGTCTACCCCTTCGAGAAGACACGGGAATGGTATTTGCTCACCAAGGCTGCCCGACAAGGGATGATGGATGAACATATCGAGATTGGACACAAATACCCCTCGGTAAAATTGAATACCACCTATTCCTTTGGCTTGGACGACCAAGAATTCGTGGTCGCATTTGAAACTGACCATCCTGAAGATTTTCTTGACCTGGTGATGCATCTCCGTGAAGCTGAAGGAAGCCGCTATACCAAACGGGACATTCCGATCTTCACTTGCATCATGAAGAGCCTAAAAGAAATGGTTGATACTCTGGGCTAA